The sequence ttagaaaaataacaacaaaaaaaaacataacaCAGAGTTGAAAATTATTATGGGCTCTCCAATTTGTAGGGTTGTATATAATAGATTCCCAGTTTGAAGATGCAATGGACTAGTGAAAAGTGTAAAATATTGTATTTATGTATTACTactaattactaattattttaaaaatatgcaTTAGGTAAAGATTGACGAAATAGATTTTGAGGATATAGGAGATAAAATTGATAGACCGGTGAAGGAATTCTAGTTATATTCAATCAACCAAAGATTTAATAGCAAAAGCAAAGATTAGATTTAGTTTTCTTGTTTCGCCGGCCGCTGCTCCTTGCTTTGCTCGTcgcaacacacacacacacatagcgAAGCTCTAAGAGTGTGAAGATGGTGAGCAAAACAGAGGAAGAGCAGCTGATTAGATTGGAGAACCAAGTGGAGAACGGCGGTGGCGGCGCGTGGGAGTACCTCTGCCTCGTCAGGAAGCTCAAGCTCCGTCGCTCCGACAAAGTCTTCAAGTACGGCTCCACCATCCTCAGCGACCCTAAGAAGCGATCTGCACTTGGCCCAGAAGGTGATCTTCTCTCACTGATTAAAGATCGAGTTTTTGGGTTATGATTGAACGTGCGTGTGTTAGATCCTTaattatgattgtgaatttCTGATTGGATGTATAGTTTTCAGAACTTCTTTTTTGTACCTTTTGGTTGTAAGTGGGCGAAAATTGAGTTATTATTATCAAACAGCCGAGAAATTTAGGGGCAATTGGTTTACCAGAATTGCTGCGGTGGGATATTTTTGAATTACGATATTtgaagggtttttttttttttttttttgggggggggggggggttgctAAATTAAGTTGGAGATTTAGAATTTGCCTCTCTGCTTTCACTTGTTTTGGGTGAGTGAAGTGACATTTCTTGCTCTATCTGTTCATCAATGTATCTTTTCTTTCTGGCGTTGTTTTGCACATGAAAAATTTAGGGTGCCAAAGGATTTCAGTGTGATGTGAATTAAGACTGATGTGCGTAGGAGAATGGTATATCCCAAATCTTGTTTATCGGAAGCTATTATGCTTAGTCAGGAGGAGATGGATAGCTTGAAGGTTGAAAAAAGCATGTCGCTTACATTTTTAGTGCATGATGTCATTAACTACATTTTCATGTGTGGTGGGAGGATGAACACTTACTTGAGTGTTGAAAGATCTCGAGGACACAAATCTGTATTTTTGTCTATGGATTGGTTAATACATTTTGTGTTCAATCACATTATTAAGCACCTTTGCTGCCATTGGCACTGATCGCTATGTTTGTAAGTACTATTCTTGTGACCTTTTCATAGATGGATAGTCCTTGGGTGGTCTTTCATGCTTCTTGACTGATGTAGATAATTAAGCAATGCAAACCTTTTAACCGGTAGTGATATTTACAGGCAGTTTATTTTAGTGCAAACCTAGTACGTAACCTTTGctttattgtttttttaattgttaGATTGACATTTTCTATCCCTTCTGGTTAATATAGAGTGGACTTTATATGAGCAAGTTGCTATTGCTGCAATGGACTGCCAGCGTCTTGATGTGGCTAAGGTATATGTTTccttttgaagtaaaaattcaACTCTATTTCCTCTATGCATGCATGTCTTCTTCAGAGTTTCTGGGTTACTTATACTTTTGAGTTCATGTGCAAACTATTTTTGTTGTTCATTTATGATACACTAGCGGTAATCTGCCTGTATTTGTAGAAAGGGTTGGGGGAAATCTAAAACCAAAAAGATTGGAGATTCCAACTTTAGATAGTCCGCAGGCATTGGAAATACCAAAAAGAAAGGGTTGTGGAAATactagttttttttattttgcttgTTGTATCATGCTGGATTGTGCTTTCCAGCTAATCCAGTAAACTGAAATATTGTATATGCATGAATTTTGTATGTGCACTTTTTCTTGATAGAGGTTAGTTTTCCATCTTAATATGTGAACGTGTGTCTATAATAGAAGCAGTAATAAAAAAACAGGAGTAAATAAGATGGGGCACTGGTGTATGTAATTCTTCTAGAAACTGCTAGTCTAAACAGGGTTTTCGATAAAATCCTCCATAGGTTcatatgtgagcatgctgtagTATGACTCATCGATTAAGGTTTACGATTAAACCCCTAAGGGGGCGTTTGGTTTgatagataagattgataggaTTGGAGAATGATTAGATAATCCATCCAACtttggggtgataaataatcatccAATTGGATGATTAGAGTGCGGGCCGAATCATCAAACCAAACACTTTATTTAGTTGGATTAATTTATCAATCATtccttatcactcaaaccaaacgcCTCCTAAGTGTATAACCATAATAAATACTTCTGCAATCATTTTTAGTACCTCCCCCCAATAGAAGAAAAGAATAATACATAGATATGGTATATTCTGAATGTACTTGGAGACTAAGCTGTGaactttgtgtgtgtgtgttttagtaTTTCTGTGTTAATCTTATTGTCTTGATGCGTCCTTCATACTATTTGAACGACTCTTTTTTGTAGGAGTACATCAAGGTCTTGCAGGGAAAGTTTCGAGAGAGTAAACGAGTTGGTGAGTTTAACTAAAAGACAATATTATTGTGTAATTATGACTCTATGAGAACTCAAATATCTTTTCTAAATTTGAGGTCTACAGCTAAAGTTTTACTGTCATGTTGATCTATTGCGCTAGTGATTTCCAAATAACATTAAGGAATCTGTATATTTGTCATCAAAGTCAGTGATCTTTCTTTGTCCGCTTAGGATTCTGAGATTAGTTTAGTAACGTATACTAGTTCAGATACATACAGGTAAGTGGTTCTTGTTTTACCTGTTTCATTAGGTAAGTATACTTGCGACAGTGTTCAGTAAACAGACTGGGTTCCTCCACTGTAAAAACCTCAATTGCAAGCAGAAGCATATCATATTTGAAGTAACCTACCCATGCCATTTGCTGGTTAAGTGTATTTAGGATCAGCAATAATTGCTAAAGCAGAGTTTTAGTTGGTGTGATTAATGGTTCTATATCGTAGTAAGTGATGGCGCTGTAACAAAAGTGAAAAATCCTATAACCAGTGACATACTTCTATCATCTGATATTAGAGCTACATGAGGATAATATATGAGGAATATTGATGAACAATGAAGAAAATTTCTATGAACTGGTGCACAAATATGTTAGGACTGAATGATAAAAATAAGGTAAAGTAAACTTCCAGTCCTGAAAATGTGAAAAGTCGGTGCTAGAAATAGAGATCAAACATTTCTCGTTTGAATCTGTAACTGCTGAAATTTGTCTACGCTTTCAATTTCCCCTAGGTTATCTCAATTTTAATAGTGCTCTGTTCGATAAAACTTCCAATCTCAAACACTTTTAGCATGATTTCACTAGTAAGCCAGATGATTCATGCCCTCTATTTTTTGTTGGAAACTATTGAACTGATGGGTGTTTATCACACATCTCTTTCAATGTCAAATATGAGTTTGATTTTGCTATCGTCGAATTGTAAACCTTTTCTCTTTCAGAAGCTTTTCGAACTAAATTTTAGATTTGTCAACATGTATTTTGGAAATTCCTTCCTGATTTCCTCTAGTCTATTTGTGAATTTAAGACGATTTTTTTCAGACATGTGTTATAGAATGCATCAATTGTAGCCCAGCCACAAATGTATTAGATGTGCATggttttcttaaaacttgtccTGGTCTCATGACTTTTAGGAAAACTACAGTATATTTGAAGAGGTTAATTGACCACTGTCTTGAGCTTTTTTAGTATTGGCAATTGGTGGTGGTCATCTCTATATTCTTCCCTCGTTTCCAGTTGGTGGTTCATATATTCATCAAGTTCTTTGCATCCTGTATCTTTAATACCATTTGTACCTGCAGGAAGGCTGGAAGCAATGTTGCTTGAAGCCAAAGGTCTATGGGCAGAAGCTGAAAAGGCCTACTCCAGCCTTTTAGAAGATAATCAGTTTGATCAGGTAGATGATTTTTCCTCTTATTGCTTAAGTTCCATGGTCTATACAGAAACTATAATTATATCCATATTCATTGAAAAATGAAAGAGTTACATGCATATCCAAACATGTTCTTGAAATTAAATACTCAGGTGATACACAAAAGAAGGGTGGCAATGGCTAAGGCACAAGGAAATCTTTCAGGAGCAATTGAGTGGCTGAACAAGTATCTTGATATGTAAGAGAATCGAATAGAACTGTTTCTTGATTATTAATAATTTCCTAG comes from Salvia miltiorrhiza cultivar Shanhuang (shh) chromosome 3, IMPLAD_Smil_shh, whole genome shotgun sequence and encodes:
- the LOC131014365 gene encoding uncharacterized protein LOC131014365; translation: MVSKTEEEQLIRLENQVENGGGGAWEYLCLVRKLKLRRSDKVFKYGSTILSDPKKRSALGPEEWTLYEQVAIAAMDCQRLDVAKEYIKVLQGKFRESKRVGRLEAMLLEAKGLWAEAEKAYSSLLEDNQFDQVIHKRRVAMAKAQGNLSGAIEWLNKYLDIFMADHDAWRELAEIYVSLQMYKQAAFCYEELLLSHPTIPLYHLSYADVLYTLGGVENLHAAKKYYAATIDLTGGKNTRALFGICLCASAIAQLTRGRNKDDKDNSELQSLSAAALEKAYTQQSPTKVSVLSSALKSLKVSS